The Arachis hypogaea cultivar Tifrunner chromosome 14, arahy.Tifrunner.gnm2.J5K5, whole genome shotgun sequence genome has a segment encoding these proteins:
- the LOC112794508 gene encoding putative glutaredoxin-C14 has product MQYQQSSSWSYYMSMRSNRHRVAEEEMTMERVGRLASESAVVIFTISSCCMCHAMKTLFCGMGVNPMVHDLDLLPNGKQIERALMSLLGISGGAVVPVVFIGGKLVGSMDRVLAFHINGTLVPLLKQAGALWL; this is encoded by the coding sequence ATGCAGTACCAACAATCATCGTCATGGAGCTACTACATGAGCATGAGAAGTAACCGTCACCGTGTGGCGGAGGAGGAGATGACGATGGAGAGGGTGGGGAGGCTGGCGTCAGAGAGCGCGGTGGTGATCTTCACCATAAGCAGCTGCTGCATGTGCCATGCAATGAAAACTCTCTTCTGCGGCATGGGAGTCAACCCTATGGTCCACGACCTTGACCTTCTCCCCAACGGCAAACAAATCGAGCGTGCTTTGATGTCTCTTCTCGGAATCAGTGGCGGCGCCGTCGTCCCTGTTGTGTTCATTGGCGGCAAGCTTGTTGGGTCCATGGATCGGGTCTTGGCTTTTCACATCAATGGCACTCTTGTTCCTCTTCTCAAACAAGCTGGTGCCTTGTggctttaa